A portion of the Bacillus sp. es.034 genome contains these proteins:
- the liaF gene encoding cell wall-active antibiotics response protein LiaF yields MRYKGRKQWFFSFLLMVIGLWLLLLNIGVISLEITQIFVNIIPILLLLLGLKWSVDSFLKKSFGKLLFGLFCLALGVLILLDKYDVLVFDYGNWWKLWPVIIIAIAIHRIVRNKPIRVSLSSDYPFDKTAETDDEEQTLGEKIPKKKNKINRGFIVGDIRFSEPNWPLENMKLYNAIGDYYFDFSKAFIPEGETPIDIRGWIGDVKMIIPENIPVEVTLKVQVGDVKLFDQKSADIRSELYYQSPDYIEASKKIKLTIDVKIGSIRITRI; encoded by the coding sequence ATGAGATATAAAGGAAGAAAGCAATGGTTTTTCTCATTTTTACTGATGGTGATAGGATTGTGGCTATTATTACTGAATATAGGTGTCATTTCCTTGGAAATAACGCAGATATTTGTCAATATTATTCCTATTTTGTTATTGCTCCTGGGCTTGAAGTGGTCAGTAGACAGCTTTTTGAAAAAAAGCTTCGGTAAATTACTGTTCGGCCTTTTCTGCCTTGCCCTTGGGGTGCTGATCCTCCTGGATAAATACGATGTGTTGGTTTTCGATTACGGGAACTGGTGGAAGTTATGGCCGGTTATCATCATAGCCATTGCGATTCATCGGATCGTGAGGAATAAACCGATTCGAGTGAGTTTAAGCAGTGATTATCCGTTTGATAAGACAGCTGAAACAGATGATGAGGAGCAGACGCTGGGTGAAAAGATCCCTAAGAAGAAAAATAAAATCAACAGAGGCTTTATCGTTGGGGATATCCGCTTTTCAGAACCGAACTGGCCCCTGGAAAATATGAAACTTTACAACGCAATCGGAGATTACTATTTTGATTTCAGTAAAGCCTTCATTCCTGAAGGGGAAACGCCTATTGATATCAGAGGTTGGATTGGCGATGTGAAGATGATCATACCGGAAAATATCCCTGTGGAGGTCACGTTGAAGGTGCAGGTGGGGGATGTGAAATTGTTTGATCAGAAGTCTGCTGATATTCGTTCTGAACTGTATTATCAATCACCGGATTATATAGAGGCAAGTAAAAAAATCAAGCTGACGATTGATGTGAAAATCGGTTCGATTAGGATTACCAGGATATAA
- a CDS encoding DNA cytosine methyltransferase: MKIASFFAGVGGIDKGFEMAGFETVYANEIDEYASKTFKSNFDSELEVADIANVSEHNIPEFDMLVAGFPCQAFSVAGYRKGFADERGNVFFELLRIIAERNPSIVFLENVKNLVGHDGGNTFNVILEALSLYGYTVKHQVLNACEYGNVPQNRERIYIVGFRDEKMAEKFYFPNPTQLSTKLEDVINFDVEQDEKYYYRPEKCAFYDKLEESITGSHTIYQWRRQYVRENKSNVCPTLTANMGTGGHNVPLIYTPFGIRKLTPRECFNIQGFPKDFVLPELSNTRLYKQAGNSVVVPVIHRIAENIKLAINQTNSLVLQGSKN, translated from the coding sequence ATGAAAATTGCTAGTTTTTTTGCAGGTGTTGGAGGAATAGACAAAGGTTTTGAAATGGCGGGTTTTGAAACAGTATACGCAAATGAAATAGATGAATATGCTTCTAAAACATTTAAAAGTAATTTTGATTCTGAATTAGAAGTTGCAGATATTGCCAATGTAAGCGAACATAATATACCTGAATTTGATATGTTAGTAGCAGGCTTTCCTTGTCAAGCCTTTAGTGTAGCAGGTTACCGTAAAGGCTTTGCAGACGAACGTGGAAATGTGTTTTTTGAACTCCTTAGAATAATAGCTGAAAGAAATCCTTCTATTGTATTCTTAGAAAATGTAAAAAATCTAGTTGGACATGATGGAGGGAACACTTTCAACGTAATTCTTGAAGCTTTAAGTTTGTATGGATACACTGTAAAACACCAAGTTCTAAATGCCTGTGAATACGGCAATGTTCCTCAAAATAGAGAACGTATTTATATAGTTGGTTTTCGTGATGAAAAGATGGCAGAGAAATTTTATTTCCCTAACCCAACTCAACTTTCAACTAAGTTAGAAGATGTTATTAATTTTGACGTTGAACAAGATGAAAAATATTATTACAGACCTGAAAAATGTGCCTTTTACGATAAGTTAGAGGAAAGTATCACAGGTTCTCATACCATTTATCAATGGAGAAGACAGTATGTAAGAGAAAATAAATCTAATGTTTGTCCAACGCTAACGGCTAACATGGGAACAGGTGGTCATAACGTACCATTAATTTACACACCATTTGGTATCCGTAAATTGACTCCTCGTGAATGTTTTAATATTCAAGGATTTCCAAAAGATTTTGTTCTGCCCGAATTATCCAATACACGACTATATAAACAAGCAGGAAATTCAGTAGTTGTTCCAGTGATTCATAGAATAGCTGAAAATATTAAGTTAGCAATAAATCAGACTAATTCCCTTGTTTTACAAGGTTCAAAAAACTAA
- a CDS encoding Bsp6I family type II restriction endonuclease: MDLVTVDKARFNDAITAYFLWKELDLIIRQSHTRGVNIPETVTEALLCYVSGFRLNRGVGGDAFDPSTNRVIEIKATSNFERDTSSFSPNEEFDKLFFSRLDKRNDTMYFYDLGINSDQLKLIKVNALQTLGDQQKQGRRPRFSIIKQIIEPNAIDQYAVLDLRTKKITRI, translated from the coding sequence ATGGATTTAGTAACTGTTGATAAAGCAAGATTCAATGATGCTATTACTGCTTATTTCCTTTGGAAAGAACTTGATTTAATTATTAGACAGTCTCACACTCGTGGAGTAAACATTCCAGAGACGGTAACAGAAGCTTTATTATGCTATGTAAGTGGGTTTAGGCTTAATCGTGGTGTGGGTGGAGATGCTTTTGACCCTAGTACAAATAGGGTTATTGAAATCAAAGCAACAAGTAACTTTGAAAGAGATACAAGTTCATTTAGTCCGAATGAGGAATTTGATAAGCTGTTTTTCTCACGTTTAGACAAAAGGAATGATACAATGTATTTCTATGATTTGGGAATTAACTCCGACCAACTTAAATTGATTAAGGTAAATGCACTTCAAACCCTTGGTGACCAACAAAAACAGGGTAGAAGACCTCGTTTTTCGATAATAAAGCAAATTATAGAACCAAATGCAATAGACCAGTACGCTGTACTAGACTTACGAACAAAGAAAATAACTCGTATTTAG
- a CDS encoding terminase small subunit, with protein MALTDKRTKSNIDGLTGKQRAFAIAYAGQGKGVIKESSKLVGIHVKTGEKYMKNPLVKKYINELATVNHEVMTGLEMQETLTNWIKGGQDEVYDFNTGKVVKVSVPKRDRTKMIELLAKMTNNLQPDIIHHVHTNTKPQEVIDLEKRWDAINQKDYYAPSEDKLKDIFGSDEE; from the coding sequence ATGGCATTAACGGATAAGAGAACCAAAAGTAATATAGATGGACTAACGGGCAAACAAAGGGCATTTGCTATTGCTTATGCAGGGCAGGGAAAAGGAGTTATAAAGGAATCTTCTAAATTGGTAGGAATCCATGTAAAGACTGGTGAAAAGTACATGAAGAATCCACTGGTAAAGAAGTATATTAATGAACTGGCAACCGTTAACCATGAAGTTATGACTGGCTTAGAAATGCAGGAAACTTTAACAAACTGGATTAAAGGTGGACAAGATGAGGTTTATGATTTTAATACTGGAAAGGTTGTAAAGGTATCAGTTCCCAAAAGGGATAGAACCAAGATGATTGAACTACTAGCGAAAATGACTAACAACCTACAGCCTGATATTATTCATCATGTCCATACTAACACCAAGCCCCAGGAGGTTATTGACCTAGAAAAACGGTGGGATGCAATTAACCAAAAAGATTACTATGCACCGTCAGAGGATAAGTTAAAGGACATCTTTGGGAGTGATGAAGAATAA